In one window of Pleomorphomonas sp. T1.2MG-36 DNA:
- a CDS encoding recombinase family protein, with translation MPKAYSYIRFSTPEQRLGDSLRRQLEAARNYAAEQGLELDESLRDEGRSAYKGKHRDDKAALGSFLKAVEKGRVERGSYLLVESLDRLSREQVTVALRLFLHLIELGLTIVTLADKRVYSDASLQANPTELIISIVVMMRAHEESETKGKRVGAAWANKRILAETEGRAMTRICPGWMQLKEGRYELIPERVDIVRRILRECIGGSGTRSIASGLNSDGVQTWGVGGKKGSHWHDSYVKKILENPALVGEYTPRSPRAGGTEATSGATLVGYYPAVTDRETWLSARAAMRARATSSVRAPAGLHRNVLSGLLKCHACGGGLHYIDKGRGPKAGAPYLQCGNSLMKGGCTEKAKYNYESTESALLMTLATNAVDVRDETVDVAPFMGAVTDAQATVERLLDLVATGVTSGAAVARRIAKAEADLAIAQTALAKAEERRALAALQPLRRIHIDSAKVAIALRERPDDREYRAEVASRIRAVIKTITLSPYKLRVLLADETTVIEGVVNLSYAGVFNLAINRFSRMNPDIPGVPSRGIKLIPPRINTWEVIEESNRVDAEKDE, from the coding sequence ATGCCAAAGGCCTATAGTTACATCAGATTTTCGACTCCGGAACAACGTCTCGGCGACAGCCTCCGGCGCCAGCTAGAAGCCGCGCGCAACTATGCAGCGGAGCAAGGGCTGGAGCTGGACGAGAGTCTAAGAGACGAAGGTCGTTCGGCGTACAAAGGCAAACATCGCGATGACAAGGCTGCTCTCGGGTCCTTTCTGAAAGCGGTCGAGAAGGGACGGGTTGAGCGCGGCAGCTACCTGCTCGTTGAAAGCCTCGACCGTCTTAGCCGTGAACAAGTGACAGTAGCTCTCCGGCTCTTTTTGCACCTTATTGAACTCGGACTGACGATAGTCACTCTCGCCGACAAGCGCGTTTATAGTGACGCGTCGCTCCAAGCAAATCCCACCGAGCTCATCATTTCGATTGTAGTAATGATGCGTGCGCATGAGGAGTCGGAAACAAAGGGAAAGCGTGTAGGTGCCGCGTGGGCAAACAAACGAATTCTCGCGGAAACCGAAGGTCGTGCGATGACCCGGATCTGCCCCGGATGGATGCAGCTAAAGGAAGGTCGATATGAACTCATTCCTGAGCGTGTCGATATCGTAAGACGGATTCTGCGCGAGTGCATAGGAGGCTCAGGCACTCGCTCGATTGCCTCCGGGCTCAACTCCGACGGAGTTCAGACATGGGGAGTCGGCGGCAAGAAGGGTTCACATTGGCACGACAGCTATGTGAAGAAAATCCTCGAAAACCCGGCTCTCGTTGGTGAGTACACCCCTCGCTCTCCACGCGCCGGCGGCACGGAAGCGACTTCGGGCGCAACGCTTGTCGGCTACTATCCGGCGGTCACCGACCGCGAAACGTGGTTATCGGCACGCGCAGCTATGAGGGCGCGTGCGACGTCATCGGTGCGTGCTCCGGCCGGACTTCACCGCAACGTTTTGAGTGGCTTGCTCAAGTGCCATGCTTGTGGCGGGGGACTTCATTATATTGATAAAGGCCGGGGGCCGAAGGCAGGCGCTCCCTATTTGCAATGCGGAAACAGCCTCATGAAGGGGGGCTGTACCGAGAAAGCGAAATATAACTACGAGTCTACCGAGTCGGCCTTGCTTATGACGCTCGCTACGAACGCTGTCGATGTTCGTGACGAGACCGTCGATGTCGCGCCATTTATGGGAGCGGTCACTGACGCGCAGGCAACGGTCGAGCGCTTGCTAGACCTCGTGGCGACAGGTGTGACGTCCGGAGCAGCCGTCGCGCGCCGAATTGCAAAGGCCGAGGCAGACCTCGCCATCGCGCAAACGGCACTCGCTAAGGCTGAGGAACGCCGCGCACTCGCTGCTTTGCAACCCCTGCGACGGATCCACATCGACTCCGCAAAGGTGGCAATAGCCCTTAGAGAGCGACCTGACGACAGAGAGTATAGGGCCGAGGTAGCTTCTCGAATCCGCGCTGTCATAAAGACCATAACTCTATCACCCTACAAACTTAGAGTATTACTAGCTGACGAAACCACAGTAATTGAGGGGGTTGTTAATCTAAGCTATGCCGGTGTATTCAATTTAGCTATTAACAGATTCTCTAGGATGAACCCGGATATTCCGGGAGTACCGTCGAGAGGAATTAAGCTTATTCCGCCACGAATTAATACATGGGAAGTTATTGAAGAGTCAAATAGAGTGGACGCCGAAAAAGATGAGTGA
- a CDS encoding MobA/MobL family protein yields MTSLPASETLFHMSVKVLQRSKGRSAVAAAAYRAATAMTNSQTGREFDFSRKRHVVESFILAPADAPAWVHDRSELWNRVEAAERRKDAVTAREVELSIPRDLPRDRWREFVESVTKKYIMAGAVCDVAIHCPKGADGEPQPHAHIMLTPRMLDPTTQTGFAAVRNADLGHLFESGGRQGGTKGEALKAERSRVATIVNNMLRNTRSERRADARSYAARNDPREPEPQIGEQRMASVRRRRMHDRRTAVVTSIREQRKTLNELQKLEEEMSQQKRGFPKLPTEAAKTDYKVGLLKSRFPDFDPAPYASNINLVDVRRRDRTRIQCTDGGWVEARGREITIWGPDRLATPLARALAEDIGVGESGIQHLKKAAVVRRRADCRPVLSPNSQSRGLRIHGENAATKMSPKHPTAPGFQLRNPGCTTRATMSPSTVLSVMNPFGRS; encoded by the coding sequence ATGACGAGCCTCCCCGCCAGCGAGACTCTTTTCCATATGAGCGTGAAGGTCCTTCAGCGCTCGAAAGGCAGGTCTGCCGTCGCCGCCGCCGCCTACCGCGCTGCAACGGCAATGACCAACTCCCAGACAGGCCGCGAATTCGACTTCAGCCGCAAGCGCCACGTCGTCGAAAGTTTCATCCTTGCCCCTGCCGACGCCCCAGCTTGGGTTCACGACCGCTCTGAACTTTGGAACCGGGTCGAGGCCGCAGAACGAAGAAAAGATGCGGTCACCGCCCGCGAGGTCGAGTTGTCCATCCCTCGCGACCTGCCCCGCGATCGATGGCGCGAGTTCGTCGAATCCGTAACGAAAAAATACATTATGGCGGGGGCTGTCTGTGATGTCGCGATCCACTGCCCCAAGGGAGCGGATGGCGAGCCGCAACCTCACGCGCACATCATGCTCACGCCGCGCATGCTCGATCCCACAACCCAAACTGGATTCGCGGCCGTCCGTAACGCCGACCTTGGCCACCTATTTGAATCCGGCGGTCGGCAGGGCGGCACGAAGGGCGAGGCGCTGAAGGCGGAGCGATCCCGCGTGGCGACGATCGTCAACAACATGCTCCGCAACACTCGCTCCGAACGCCGAGCCGACGCCCGGAGCTACGCCGCTCGCAATGACCCGCGCGAACCCGAACCGCAAATTGGAGAGCAGAGGATGGCGTCGGTTCGCCGTCGCCGGATGCACGACCGTCGAACTGCCGTTGTCACTTCAATTCGTGAGCAACGAAAAACCCTGAACGAACTGCAAAAACTGGAGGAAGAGATGTCTCAACAAAAACGCGGTTTCCCCAAGCTTCCTACCGAGGCAGCGAAAACGGATTACAAGGTCGGCCTGCTGAAGAGCAGGTTCCCAGACTTTGATCCGGCCCCCTACGCCTCAAACATTAATTTAGTCGACGTGCGCCGCCGTGACCGCACCCGCATACAGTGTACCGACGGCGGTTGGGTTGAGGCGCGCGGCCGAGAAATCACCATCTGGGGTCCAGACCGTCTAGCCACGCCGCTCGCCCGAGCCCTTGCCGAGGACATCGGCGTCGGCGAGAGCGGCATCCAGCATCTGAAAAAAGCTGCTGTCGTACGCCGTAGGGCCGACTGCCGCCCTGTTCTCTCACCGAATTCGCAATCACGAGGATTGCGGATTCATGGAGAGAACGCGGCTACGAAGATGTCACCGAAGCACCCGACGGCGCCTGGGTTTCAGTTGCGGAATCCCGGCTGCACGACACGGGCGACTATGTCACCGTCCACGGTTCTATCAGTGATGAATCCGTTCGGGCGCTCGTAG
- a CDS encoding DotA/TraY family protein — translation MSIIDITAAPDLFRSLPASDWSGRMIDGIFGTASEASSVSTLLEIIASALVLIGALFLSYGILSAIVGAARTGRPLSDSTSGVWVALRPVVGFGMLVPIGAVGLSGVHYLVKEVAIISANLGNAVAVQYVENATVSGNSSLPISGAGQALVYGLTRAEVCSAVRIQAGRTLGETTITAARIPAASGSVIQSGERRSWWTGEVTEAGKTSGFAWDYGPACGSITVSNPENFGGFGETRRQAVAGAVAAIRDMKIGDNIANVIGRTPGATSTDSETLVKSIVSAWRDNGTLVTQFVERLNQIAESYDRTISQAARSAATASDSGLRQKLVEHVRSCGWPCVGGYYRILGTLNLAASSTAAENATVTAPDAKSWGLYSSTVGAALKLLDNQILIEGTEVRLTANDLRTEADDDAETTFSKITGSITQPLKDYFTSYDGFSADPISDLMNTGNHLLVASETAFGVGAAASGGSHFFGSAVGAVFDFFMRAGWPAIAAAYGAGVMLLYVLPLTPWIYVTFAFFAWALELLVASIAVLVWAFSHLRLDGGAFVDRAQVFGYGSLFVSILLRPAIIVIAYAAAIAIGIVGLNFLRFSFSFASDAAISGYTLGVSGVLVYGILAIAIQFMAFHFIFRSIPSAPERIGPWLGLTISSWRESEGGAVIMAAVGGRLGGMGHGGVPGVKGIGGKGSAGETPIHAGGAGASAGPGASRPRG, via the coding sequence ATGAGCATAATCGACATCACCGCTGCACCGGACCTGTTCAGATCGCTCCCAGCCTCCGATTGGTCAGGGAGGATGATCGACGGCATTTTCGGAACCGCGTCGGAAGCATCCTCGGTGTCGACGCTGCTCGAAATAATTGCCTCGGCTCTGGTGCTCATCGGCGCTCTGTTTTTGAGTTACGGCATACTCAGTGCGATTGTGGGAGCGGCGAGAACAGGGCGGCCGTTGTCGGATTCGACAAGCGGCGTGTGGGTGGCGTTACGACCCGTCGTCGGATTCGGAATGCTCGTTCCGATCGGCGCGGTGGGGCTATCCGGTGTGCACTATCTTGTAAAAGAAGTGGCAATTATTTCCGCAAATCTCGGCAACGCGGTCGCCGTGCAATACGTTGAAAATGCGACGGTTTCCGGAAATTCCTCGTTGCCGATCAGCGGAGCGGGTCAGGCTCTCGTTTATGGACTGACACGCGCGGAGGTTTGCTCGGCAGTCCGGATTCAGGCTGGGCGAACACTCGGCGAAACCACGATCACAGCCGCACGGATTCCGGCTGCATCCGGATCGGTGATCCAGTCGGGGGAGCGGCGGTCGTGGTGGACGGGCGAGGTCACCGAGGCCGGGAAAACCAGTGGGTTTGCATGGGATTACGGTCCAGCGTGCGGGAGCATAACGGTTTCGAATCCTGAAAATTTCGGAGGTTTCGGCGAAACGCGGCGACAGGCTGTCGCTGGGGCTGTGGCTGCTATCCGAGATATGAAAATCGGCGACAACATCGCTAATGTGATTGGTCGGACTCCCGGCGCAACATCAACGGATTCCGAAACGCTAGTGAAATCAATAGTTTCTGCATGGCGAGACAACGGAACGCTTGTAACCCAATTCGTTGAGCGGCTGAATCAAATTGCGGAAAGTTATGATCGCACGATTTCACAAGCCGCCCGATCGGCCGCGACAGCATCGGACTCCGGCCTCCGGCAAAAACTCGTTGAGCATGTGCGGTCGTGTGGCTGGCCTTGCGTCGGCGGGTATTACAGGATTCTAGGCACTCTGAATCTCGCGGCATCATCGACCGCGGCGGAAAATGCAACGGTGACGGCACCGGACGCGAAATCGTGGGGGCTCTACTCGTCCACTGTTGGCGCAGCGCTGAAACTCTTGGATAATCAAATACTTATTGAGGGAACGGAAGTCCGGTTGACGGCAAATGATCTGCGGACGGAGGCGGATGATGACGCGGAAACCACATTCTCCAAAATAACGGGAAGTATTACTCAACCACTGAAAGACTATTTTACGAGTTATGATGGTTTTTCGGCGGACCCGATTTCAGATCTCATGAATACCGGTAATCACCTATTGGTGGCATCCGAAACGGCGTTCGGCGTTGGCGCGGCGGCGTCTGGAGGGTCCCACTTTTTCGGGTCCGCGGTGGGTGCGGTGTTCGATTTCTTCATGAGGGCGGGATGGCCTGCGATTGCAGCGGCGTATGGTGCCGGGGTCATGCTGCTCTATGTACTCCCACTAACGCCATGGATTTATGTGACATTTGCGTTTTTTGCATGGGCTCTCGAATTGCTGGTGGCATCAATTGCGGTGCTGGTTTGGGCATTTTCGCACCTGCGGCTTGATGGCGGTGCCTTCGTGGATCGTGCGCAGGTGTTCGGCTACGGAAGCCTGTTCGTGTCGATTCTACTCCGTCCGGCCATCATCGTGATTGCATATGCGGCGGCAATTGCAATCGGTATAGTCGGTTTGAATTTCTTGCGTTTTTCGTTCTCGTTTGCATCCGATGCGGCAATATCCGGCTATACGCTTGGTGTATCGGGGGTATTAGTCTATGGAATACTCGCCATTGCAATCCAGTTCATGGCGTTCCATTTCATTTTCCGGTCGATACCATCCGCGCCGGAAAGGATCGGGCCGTGGCTTGGGTTGACGATCTCATCGTGGAGAGAGTCGGAGGGCGGCGCGGTGATCATGGCCGCAGTTGGCGGGCGGCTTGGCGGGATGGGGCACGGAGGGGTTCCGGGAGTCAAGGGGATCGGCGGCAAGGGGTCGGCGGGGGAGACGCCGATTCATGCCGGCGGCGCGGGGGCGTCGGCCGGGCCTGGGGCATCGAGACCGAGGGGATGA